The nucleotide window ACGGGCGCGTTCTTCGCCGCCGCGGACCCGCCGCCGGCCCGGCTGCTGGCGGCGGCGACGGCGGTCGACCACTTCTCGGTGAGCATCGACGCCTTCCACGAGCGCGAGGTGCGCCGCGAACACGTGTACGCGCTGCTGCGCCGGGTGCTCGACGCCGGTACACCGGTCAGCCTGCACGCGGTCGGCGGCGGACCGGACGACCCCTACCTGGCCGGCCTCGTCGCACGGACCCGCGCCGTGTTCGGCGACGCGGTGCCGATGCTCGTCAACACGGTGCGCGCGGTGGGCCGGGCGGCCGCGTGGGCGGCGGCCCGGCCGCCGGAGCCGGACCCGGACCGGGTGCTGCCGTGCGCGATGGCGGCCTGGCCGGTGGTGGCCGCCGACGGCGCCGTGCTCGCCTGCTGCCACCAGGAGACCGTCGACCGGCGCCCGGCCCCTGCGCACCTGCTGCTCGGCCGTCTCGGGATCGACGACTGGGCCGCGATCCGGGCGCGGTGCCTCGCCTCGCCCGCCCTGCGGATGATCCGCGCGGTCGGGCCGGTACACCTGGTCGGCCGCTTCGGCACCCGGCCCGGCCCGCCGTCCGGCGGCTACTGCGGCACCTGCCGGAGCCTCGGCGAGCGGCCCGGCGTGCTGGCCGCCGTCGGCGCCGCCGCCGCCGGCCGCCTCGGCGAGCTGCTGGACGAGCACGCCGCGCGGATCCAGGTCGAGGCCGGGCCGGTGGCGCTGATGCGCCGGCACGGCTGCGCCGCGTACGCCGAGCTCGTCGCGCCTTCGAGACAGAGCCACCGAACCGAGGAGGGTACGACGTGCCGATCGCCGACCTGCTGAGCCTCGCCGCGCCCGCCGTGCACGCCGCCACCGGCGAGCTGTGGCACGCGCCCGGGCTGGCCGAGCGCTACCCCCGCTACCTGATCGCGATGCACGGCGTCATCCGCGCCTCGGTGCCGCTGATGGAGCTGGCCGCGCGCCGCTGCGCCGAGCGGGGCGACCGCGACCCGGTCGCCGGGCCGCTCGGCCGGTACCTCGTCGCGCACGCCGCCGAGGAGGCCGAGCACGACGAGTGGCTGCTGGAGGACCTGGCCCTGCTCGGGTACGACCCCGCGGGCGTCCGCGACGCCCTGCCGCCGGCGGAGGTCGCCCGGCTGGTCGGGCCGCAGTACTACTGGATCGAGCACTACCACCCGGTCGCCCTGCTCGGCTACATCGCCGTGCTGGAGGGCAACGCACCCGCGGCCTGGCTGGCGGACCTGATCGTGGCCGGCGCCGGCGTGCCAGAGGGCTCGGTCCGCACCGTCGACGCGCACGCGAGCCTCGACACGGCGCACGCCGACGAGGTCTTCACCCTGATCGACACGCTGCCGCTGACCGCCGCGCAGCGCACCGCGGTCACGGTCAGCTCCCTGTCCACCTGCGACGCCCTGTTGCGGGTGTTCGACGCCATCACAGCGCGGAATGGAGACCGGCGATGAGCGAGCACCGTTGGACCCTGGACGACCTCGAGGCGTACGGCTTCGACGTCAGCACGCTGCCCGTCGAGCAGCAGGAGGTGCTGCGCGACCTCACCGAGGCCGAACTGTCCATGCTGGCCGACATCCGCGCCCGCCTCGACGAGGTCGGCCCGGAGGTCAGCGCGCACAGCGAGATCGCCGGCGCGGCCCTGTTCTGAACGCCCGCGGCAGAGAGGAGCACCCCGTGAACTGCGCCTCGTGCGACAGCGCGCTGCCGGCCGACGCCCGGTTCTGCGCCTGCTGCGGTGCGGCACAGGCCGTCGCCGCGGCCAAGGAGGAACGCAAGCTGGTGACTGTCGTCTTCTGCGACCTGGTCGGCTCGACCGCGCTGTCCGGGCGGCTGGACCCGGAGACGCTGCGGTGGGTGACCCTGCGCTACTTCGCCGCCATGCGCGAACGGATCGAGACGTTCGGCGGCACCGTGGAGAAGTTCATCGGCGACGCGGTGATGGCCGTGTTCGGCACGCCGGTCATGCACGAGGACGACGCGCACCGGGCCGCCGCGGCCGCGGCCGGCATGGTCGAGGCGCTCGCGATCCTCAACGCCGAGCTGGAGCAGACGCACGGCGTACGCCTGGAGGTCCGCATCGGCGTGCACACCGGGCCCGCGGTGACCAGCACCGAGGTCTCCACCCGCCAGACCCTGGTCTCGGGCGAGACGGTGAACATCGCGGCCCGCCTCGAACAGCACGCCGGCGCCGGGGAGATCCTGATCGGCCCGCTGACCCGCGAGGCGATCGGCCCGGTGGCCGACACCGTCGAGGTCGGCCCGCTGCGACTCAAGGGCAAGCAGGAGGCCGTCGTCGCGCACCGGCTGCTCGCCATCGGCTCGGACAGCCCGGAGCTGCGGCGCCGCTTCGACCTGCCGTTCGTCGGCCGCGAACCGGAGCTGTCCGCGCTCGGCGACACCCTCGCCGCCGGCGGCACGGTCACCGTGCTGGGCGAGCCCGGCATCGGCAAGACCCGGCTGGTGCGCGCCTGGCTCGACCGGGCCGACCCGCCGCCGCGACACGGCTGGGGCCGCTGCCGCCCGTACGGCGAGCAGGGCAGCCTGGCTCCGCTCGCCGACGCGGTGCGGGCGCTGCTGGCCGGTTCCCCGGTCGGCGAGCCGGTCCTGGAGGCGTACCTGCTGCTCGACGGCACGCCGGGGCCGTCCGTCGAGGCGACGACCGCCGCGCTGGTCCGGGTCCTGGCGACCGCCGGGGTGCCGGTGCTGGACGACTGCCAGTGGGCGAGCGATCCGCTGCTCGACCTGCTCGACCACCTGGCCGGGCAGGGTGTGCCGGTGGTCCGGCTGGCCCGGTTCGACGTGCTCGACCGGCGGCCGTCCTGGTGCGACGGCCCGGGCACGCTCCTGCTCACCGGCCTGGACGCCGGCGAGTGCGAGATCATGGCCGCCACCCTGGTCGAGGTCGGCGCCCACGCGGTCGCCGCGCCGGCGGCGGTGCTCGAATCCACCGGCGGCAACCCGTTCTACCTGGAGCAGCTCGTCGCCGCGGCGGCCGAGCGGGCCGGGAGCGACCCAGGCGCGGACCTGCCGACCGGGCTGCAGTCGCTGATCGGCGCCAGGATCGACGCGCTGCCCGACACCGAGCGCACCACCCTGGACCTGGCCGCGGTGCTGGGCCGGGAGTTCACCGCCGGGCACCTGACCGAGCTCGCCGGCACCGGCCCGGTCGGCGCGGAGCTGACCCGGCTCTGCGACCGCCGGCTCGTCGAGCCGCCGGGCCGGGCCGGCGCGGACGTGTTCCGGTTCAGCAACGGCCTGATCCACGAGGCCACGTACCAGGTCATGGCGAAGCGGGTACGGGCGGAGCGCCACGAGCGGGCCGCGGACGTGCTGGCCGGCGGCGGCGGCTCCATCGCGACCGTTGCCGGGCACCTGGAGCAGGCGTACCGGTACCGCAGCGCGCTCGGCGCGACCGGCCCGGCAACCGCCGTGCTGCGCGGCCGGGCCGCGGCCCTGTTCGCGGCCGCCGGGGCGCAGGCGCTGACCCGCTGCGACCTGGCCTGGGCCGATGACCTGCTGACCCGGGCGGTGGACCTGTTCGCCGCGGCCGAGCCGGGCCGGGCCGCCGCGCTGCGCCAACTCGGCGAGGTGCGGATCGCCACCGGGCGGGCCGCCGACGGGCACCGGCTGCTGCGCACCGCGCTGGCCGAGACGAACGAGGAGGTGGAGGCCGCGCACGCGCGGCTCGCCCTTGCCGTGGCGGACACCGATCCGGCGGCGAGCGCGGTCGCCGCGGTCGCGGCCGAGGTGCTGCCGGTGTTCGAGGCGGCCGGCGACGCGCTGGGCCAGGCCCGGGCGCACATCCGGATGGCGCAGCACCGGCAGTTCGACGGCCGGCACGCCGAGGCCGACGGGCACCTGATGCTCGGCCTGCACCACGCGGTGCGCGGCGGCGCCGAGGGTGAGCGGGCGCTCGCGCTCGGCGCGGCCGGGATATCGCTGTGGCGGGGCCCGGCGCCGGTGCCGCTCGCCGTCGCGCGCTGCGCCGAGCTGCTGGCCGAGCACGGGCCACCCCGCCCCGCCGTCCGGGTCACCCTCGGCTGCACGCTCGCCGTGCTGCTGGCCCTCGACGACCGGCACGACCAGGCGCGGGAACGGCTCGACGAGGCCG belongs to Amorphoplanes digitatis and includes:
- a CDS encoding adenylate/guanylate cyclase domain-containing protein; translated protein: MNCASCDSALPADARFCACCGAAQAVAAAKEERKLVTVVFCDLVGSTALSGRLDPETLRWVTLRYFAAMRERIETFGGTVEKFIGDAVMAVFGTPVMHEDDAHRAAAAAAGMVEALAILNAELEQTHGVRLEVRIGVHTGPAVTSTEVSTRQTLVSGETVNIAARLEQHAGAGEILIGPLTREAIGPVADTVEVGPLRLKGKQEAVVAHRLLAIGSDSPELRRRFDLPFVGREPELSALGDTLAAGGTVTVLGEPGIGKTRLVRAWLDRADPPPRHGWGRCRPYGEQGSLAPLADAVRALLAGSPVGEPVLEAYLLLDGTPGPSVEATTAALVRVLATAGVPVLDDCQWASDPLLDLLDHLAGQGVPVVRLARFDVLDRRPSWCDGPGTLLLTGLDAGECEIMAATLVEVGAHAVAAPAAVLESTGGNPFYLEQLVAAAAERAGSDPGADLPTGLQSLIGARIDALPDTERTTLDLAAVLGREFTAGHLTELAGTGPVGAELTRLCDRRLVEPPGRAGADVFRFSNGLIHEATYQVMAKRVRAERHERAADVLAGGGGSIATVAGHLEQAYRYRSALGATGPATAVLRGRAAALFAAAGAQALTRCDLAWADDLLTRAVDLFAAAEPGRAAALRQLGEVRIATGRAADGHRLLRTALAETNEEVEAAHARLALAVADTDPAASAVAAVAAEVLPVFEAAGDALGQARAHIRMAQHRQFDGRHAEADGHLMLGLHHAVRGGAEGERALALGAAGISLWRGPAPVPLAVARCAELLAEHGPPRPAVRVTLGCTLAVLLALDDRHDQARERLDEAGELIRQLGYAEGAVVLPLFAAAIRTLAGDARSALERLDAGAAVARELGAAGLRATIARESARLLLDQRRTARAAAHLASVDPGTLPLRADAADVDGLRARLAAADGDAPRAADLIRRAVEAAEATDSPVLRATAALDEAMVHLELGRPAPAARAAGRARELFAGKGHRPGVRWAAAALRRAGVGA
- a CDS encoding aroma-sacti cluster domain-containing protein, whose protein sequence is MSEHRWTLDDLEAYGFDVSTLPVEQQEVLRDLTEAELSMLADIRARLDEVGPEVSAHSEIAGAALF
- a CDS encoding radical SAM protein, with protein sequence MELAELVGLRPVPGAGVLITLTQRCPLRCAHCSTASTMAGAQPAAADLSALVDSFAQCPPGVMMLTGGEPMLRPGLVLDLARRARAAGTRSAVLTGAFFAAADPPPARLLAAATAVDHFSVSIDAFHEREVRREHVYALLRRVLDAGTPVSLHAVGGGPDDPYLAGLVARTRAVFGDAVPMLVNTVRAVGRAAAWAAARPPEPDPDRVLPCAMAAWPVVAADGAVLACCHQETVDRRPAPAHLLLGRLGIDDWAAIRARCLASPALRMIRAVGPVHLVGRFGTRPGPPSGGYCGTCRSLGERPGVLAAVGAAAAGRLGELLDEHAARIQVEAGPVALMRRHGCAAYAELVAPSRQSHRTEEGTTCRSPTC
- a CDS encoding iron-containing redox enzyme family protein, which translates into the protein MPIADLLSLAAPAVHAATGELWHAPGLAERYPRYLIAMHGVIRASVPLMELAARRCAERGDRDPVAGPLGRYLVAHAAEEAEHDEWLLEDLALLGYDPAGVRDALPPAEVARLVGPQYYWIEHYHPVALLGYIAVLEGNAPAAWLADLIVAGAGVPEGSVRTVDAHASLDTAHADEVFTLIDTLPLTAAQRTAVTVSSLSTCDALLRVFDAITARNGDRR